The Gimibacter soli genome includes a region encoding these proteins:
- a CDS encoding Glu/Leu/Phe/Val family dehydrogenase, with amino-acid sequence MPVFDSRSFKNHEQVVFCSDPATGLKAIIAVHSSALGPATGGTRFWDYAALHSGAPVDVAETRGEQDAVYDVLRLSRGMSFKNAMAGLRLGGGKSVIIGNPKKLGTPELMHAFGRFVQRLGGVYWAAEDVGTTPAMLQAASETTQFVCGLEGGDFGTGDPSPHTALGVFTGIQAAVTHKLGKTDMKGVTVAVQGVGHVGQYLVEHLLKAGAKVVVTDIVDANIQAVKAMGPVEVVAPAAIHAVDCDVFAPCALGGGLNAKTIPDIKASIIAGAANNQLESEGVEDEVLRKRGVLYAPDYVINAGGIISVESEVYKEPVNEAARTAKVLRIGETLSKIFTASDKEGRPTGIIANEMAENIIRHANEAKLAAAE; translated from the coding sequence ATGCCTGTGTTTGACTCCCGCAGCTTCAAGAACCACGAGCAAGTGGTCTTCTGCAGCGATCCGGCAACCGGCCTCAAAGCCATCATCGCCGTTCACTCTTCGGCGCTTGGCCCGGCTACGGGCGGCACCCGCTTCTGGGATTATGCTGCCCTTCATTCGGGCGCGCCCGTCGATGTGGCGGAAACCCGCGGCGAGCAGGATGCCGTCTATGACGTGCTTCGCCTGTCGCGCGGCATGAGCTTCAAGAACGCCATGGCGGGCCTGCGCCTTGGCGGCGGCAAGTCGGTGATTATCGGGAACCCGAAAAAGCTTGGCACGCCCGAGCTGATGCATGCCTTCGGCCGTTTCGTCCAGCGCCTTGGTGGCGTTTACTGGGCGGCGGAAGATGTGGGCACCACGCCCGCCATGCTGCAGGCAGCGTCCGAGACCACCCAGTTCGTCTGCGGCCTTGAAGGCGGCGACTTCGGCACCGGCGACCCGTCGCCACACACCGCACTTGGCGTGTTCACCGGCATTCAGGCCGCAGTGACGCACAAGCTTGGCAAAACCGACATGAAGGGCGTCACCGTTGCCGTTCAGGGCGTTGGTCACGTTGGCCAGTATCTCGTCGAGCACCTCCTGAAGGCCGGCGCCAAGGTTGTTGTCACCGATATCGTCGATGCCAACATCCAGGCTGTGAAAGCCATGGGCCCGGTTGAGGTTGTGGCACCTGCTGCGATCCATGCCGTGGACTGCGACGTCTTCGCCCCCTGCGCCCTTGGTGGCGGCCTCAATGCCAAGACGATCCCGGACATCAAGGCCTCGATCATCGCAGGTGCCGCCAACAACCAGCTTGAAAGCGAAGGTGTTGAAGACGAAGTCCTCCGCAAGCGCGGCGTGCTTTACGCACCGGACTATGTGATCAACGCTGGCGGCATCATCTCGGTCGAATCCGAAGTCTATAAAGAGCCCGTCAACGAAGCTGCGCGTACCGCCAAGGTCCTGCGCATCGGCGAGACGCTCTCGAAAATCTTCACGGCGTCCGACAAGGAAGGCCGCCCGACCGGTATCATCGCGAACGAAATGGCCGAGAACATCATCCGCCACGCCAACGAAGCGAAGCTTGCTGCCGCTGAATAA